The Mucilaginibacter gracilis genomic interval GAATCCAGTCGCTCCAATCGGTCAACCATATTCAAATCTCAAGTGATAGTGCCATCGTTTATAACAAAGGTACTGTTTCACCGTCTTCAATTGCTTATAATACCTTGACGACTCCCAATGGCAGGCAGTTCCACGTTATACTCCCGGATGGAACAAAAGTATGGATGAACGCAGGTTCAACCTTGCAATATCCTATCGCATTTTCAGGAAGGGAGCGAATTGTAAAACTTTCCGGCGAAGCCTACTTTGAAGTTGTACATAACGTGAAAATGCCTTTTAAAGTAGTGGTTAACGGGCAGTCTGTTAACGACATCGGTACCGCTTTTAATATCAATAGTTACACGGACGAACCAGTGATGGCGGTAACACTTGTTGAAGGCAGTGCAAGCATTAGTAATAATGCACATAGCGAATTGCTGCATCCTGGTGAGCAGGCAGTTATTAAGGCGGGTGGCGATAACATTAAAGTAGTACAGGCTGACATAGAAATGGCGATGGCCTGGAAAAATGGATTGTTCCATTTTGAGCATGCCCCACTAAATAGTGCCTTACGGCAAATTGCCCGCTGGTATGATCTCAAAGTCGAATACGAAGGTAAAGTGCCAGATATAACGATCAACGGTGATATCTATCGTGATGTAAAGGCCTCGCAATTGTTTGCGATCCTGGGTAGATTAAATGTGAATTTTAAAATTGAAGGAAATAAACTGATTGTTAAACCCAACCCGCATG includes:
- a CDS encoding FecR family protein, which codes for MRPENLDELVAKYLDGSATHQERELLNNWFRLEQLKPYEWDAEHPDEEGNLKAEMFDVIEQNIGLKRRPVVIRRWPRYVAAASILLFAAAGSFFYLHSQKQAAYQSANVKTDALPGTSGAILTLANGQHVVLGKSGSGIQSLQSVNHIQISSDSAIVYNKGTVSPSSIAYNTLTTPNGRQFHVILPDGTKVWMNAGSTLQYPIAFSGRERIVKLSGEAYFEVVHNVKMPFKVVVNGQSVNDIGTAFNINSYTDEPVMAVTLVEGSASISNNAHSELLHPGEQAVIKAGGDNIKVVQADIEMAMAWKNGLFHFEHAPLNSALRQIARWYDLKVEYEGKVPDITINGDIYRDVKASQLFAILGRLNVNFKIEGNKLIVKPNPHDMEKID